In a single window of the Pseudopipra pipra isolate bDixPip1 chromosome Z, bDixPip1.hap1, whole genome shotgun sequence genome:
- the CEP120 gene encoding centrosomal protein of 120 kDa isoform X4, which produces MVSRAADRLLIVVSVLEGRCFPKRPKHSLIVEAKFDGEQLATDPIEHTDQPEFATELAWELDRKALHQHRLQRTPIKLQCFALDPVSSAKENIGYIVLDLRAAQEKKQAPKWYPLLSNKYPKFKPEIQIGVVLETDSKALVDDFKAKEAPPREGKVVTLFPGLDPKSVIPVLNEEEGYHQIGPAEYCRDYFVLSVTIAFATQLEQLVPSTMKLPERQPEFFFYYSLLGNDVTNEPFTDLINPNFEPERASVRIRSTVDALQVYLCTQSKLQIHLCCGDHSLGSTEIPLSGLLKKGNVEIDQHPVAIEGSFVLVPPNRAKQKLPQLPLDLAPTLGVSVVLQRENMTPQLLIPLNAPTESKQPQEKVLSPVSGKTESLQQRSQKVLSQADQCSSKEDVATESEVESLKFEKGTKPRKTELVSGCCQEVNKQFTEELPGFKLQSRAKSPLLDLQNPTDNGPVAASQPNPVGVSSSSEPVSTQKIVIPASSHHFCFSIDLRSIRGLEVGFPINCILRYSYPFFGSAAPIMTSPPVEIRKNMEVFLPKSYCAFDFATIPHQLQDTFFRLPLLVELWHKDKTAKDLLLGVARLQLSNVLTSEKTRFLGGNGEQCWRQTCNETVSVTAAHGSGNRIAELSYATTLEDYGLVKVQEVMVSDSSQGVVAGQQQHIPHTQPHCTPEDHPEPRETLEYKAALELEMWKEMQEDLFENQLKKKEMVHMQALAEEWKKRDREREALVKKKVAEYNVFEEKLQKTLRDLDKRERQLFSAESELQRVKKELQAEHEQNLQVLQDSVRRAREECAHQLELERSKIKQLEEDKLRLHQQLYEAENKHKILEKEFQQYKEQQSSKPEIQLQSEINLLTLEKVELERKLESATKSKLHYKQQWTRALKELARLKQHTQKGRGSQSGMILLSRDTTSILLPPTIVLTHIFWVIFEGENVVWQYCTAVDSSGLVTVRKSVLYSIVLFP; this is translated from the exons ATGGTCTCCAGAGCCGCCGATCGGCTGCTGATCGTCGTCTCTGTGCTAGAAG GGCGCTGTTTTCCAAAACGACCCAAGCACAGTCTTATAGTTGAAGCAAAGTTTGATGGTGAACAGTTGGCTACTGATCCCATAGAGCATACTGATCAGCCAGAATTTGCTACAGAATTGGCTTGGGAACTGGATAGGAAAGCACTTCATCAGCACAG GCTGCAGCGTACACCTATCAAACTCCAGTGTTTTGCATTGGATCCCGTGTCTTCAGCTAAAGAGAATATAGGCTATATTGTTCTTGATTTGAGAGCtgcacaggaaaagaaacag GCACCCAAATGGTATCCTTTGCTTAGTAACAAGTACCCTAAATTTAAACCTGAAATACAAATAGGTGTTGTGTTGGAGACTGATTCAAAAGCACTGGTTGATGATTTTAAAGCCAAGGAGGCACCCCCTAGAGAAGGAAAGG TAGTTACTCTTTTTCCTGGGTTAGACCCTAAAAGCGTTATACCAGTCTTGAATGAAGAAGAGGGCTATCATCAAATTGGACCAGCAGAGTATTGCAGAGACTACTTTGTCTTGTCTGTAACCATTGCATTTGCCACACAGTTGGAACAG TTAGTTCCTAGTACTATGAAGCTTCCTGAACGACAACCTGAGTTTTTTTTCTACTACTCATTACTGGGAAATGATGTCACAAATGAACCTTTCACTGATTTAATTAATCCAAACTTTGAGCCAGAAAGAGCTTCCGTTCGAATACGTAGTACAGTTGATGCCCTTCAGGTTTATCTTTGTACACAGTCAAAATTGCAG ATCCATCTTTGCTGTGGGGACCACTCTCTTGGAAGCACTGAAATACCCTTATCTGGACTactgaagaaaggaaatgtgGAGATTGATCAACACCCTGTGGCAATAGAAGGATCATTTGTCCTTGTTCCACCAAATAGAGCTAAACAGAAGCTACCACAATTGCCTTTGGATCTGGCTCCTACTCTTGGGGTATCTGTAGTTCTTCAAAGGGAGAACATGACTCCCCAG CTTTTGATTCCCTTAAATGCTCCAACTGAATCTAAACAGCCACAGGAGAAAGTTCTTTCACCTGTTAGTGGAAAAACAGAGAGCCTGCAACAGAGATCCCAGAAGGTCCTATCTCAAGCTGATCAATGTTCTTCAAAAGAAGATGTGGCAACAGAAAGTGAAGTGGAAAGTCTTAAGTTTGAAAAAGgcacaaaaccaaggaaaacag agttgGTGTCTGGCTGCTGCCAAGAAGTTAACAAGCAGTTCACTGAAGAGCTTCCAGGTTTCaaattgcagagcagagcaaagtCACCTCTATTAGATCTGCAAAATCCCA CTGATAATGGTCCGGTAGCAGCATCTCAACCCAACCCTGTGGGTGTGTCCAGTTCTTCTGAACCTGTGTCTACACAGAAAATTGTTATTCCAGCATCCTCTCatcatttttgcttttcaataGACCTGAGAAGTATACGTGGTCTGGAAGTTGGTTTTCCAATAAATTGCATTCTAAG GTACTCGTATCCATTTTTTGGCAGTGCAGCACCTATTATGACAAGCCCACCTGTAGAAATCAGAAAGAACATGGAAGTCTTTCTTCCAAAGTCATATTGTGCCTTTGACTTTGCAACTATACCTCATCAGCTTCAAGATACATTCTTCAG ATTGCCTCTGCTGGTTGAATTGTGGCACAAGGATAAAACAGCCAAAGATTTGCTTCTAGGGGTGGCAAGACTTCAGCTTTCAAACGTGTTGACTTCGGAAAAAACACGCTTCTTGGGTGGGAATGGTGAACAATGCTGGCGTCAGACTTGTAATGAAACAGTCAGTGTCACAGCAGCACATGG ATCAGGCAACAGAATAGCAGAGCTTTCGTATGCCACCACTTTGGAAGACTACGGGCTTGTGAAGGTGCAAGAAGTTATGGTGTCAGATTCTTCTCAA GGTGTAGTTGCTGGGCAACAACAGCATATTCCTCACACTCAGCCTCACTGTACTCCAGAAGACCATCCAGAACCTCGAGAAACTCTTGAATACAAAGCAGCACTGGAGTTAGAAATGTGGAAGGAAATGCAAGAGGACCTTTTTGAAAATCAG cttaaaaagaaggaaatggtCCATATGCAAGCACTTGCAgaagaatggaagaaaagagatagagagagagaggcactAGTGAAGAAAAAG GTAGCAGAGTAtaatgtttttgaagaaaaacttcagaaaaccCTGAGAGATCTAGATAAGCGAGAACGACAGCTTTTTAGTGCTGAATCAGAG CTTCAAAGAGTAAAGAAGGAGTTGCAAGCAGAGCATGAACAAAACCTGCAGGTGCTACAGGATTCTGTGCGGCGAGCCAGAGAGGAATGTGCACACCAGCTTGAGCTAGAAAGGTCAAAAATCAAACAACTGGAAGAAGACAAGCTTCGCTTACATCAGCAG CTTTATGAAGCAGAAAATAAGCATAAAattttggagaaggagtttCAGCAATACAAAGAACAGCAAAGTAGCAAACCAGAAATCCAGCTACAATCGGAAATAAATCTTCTCACTTTAGAAAAG GTTGAACTTGAAAGAAAGTTAGAGTCAGCTACCAAGTCAAAGCTCCACTACAAACAGCAATGGACAAGGGCTTTGAAAGAACTTGCAAGGTTAAAACAG
- the CEP120 gene encoding centrosomal protein of 120 kDa isoform X5, translating into MVSRAADRLLIVVSVLEGRCFPKRPKHSLIVEAKFDGEQLATDPIEHTDQPEFATELAWELDRKALHQHRLQRTPIKLQCFALDPVSSAKENIGYIVLDLRAAQEKKQAPKWYPLLSNKYPKFKPEIQIGVVLETDSKALVDDFKAKEAPPREGKVVTLFPGLDPKSVIPVLNEEEGYHQIGPAEYCRDYFVLSVTIAFATQLEQLVPSTMKLPERQPEFFFYYSLLGNDVTNEPFTDLINPNFEPERASVRIRSTVDALQVYLCTQSKLQIHLCCGDHSLGSTEIPLSGLLKKGNVEIDQHPVAIEGSFVLVPPNRAKQKLPQLPLDLAPTLGVSVVLQRENMTPQLLIPLNAPTESKQPQEKVLSPVSGKTESLQQRSQKVLSQADQCSSKEDVATESEVESLKFEKGTKPRKTELVSGCCQEVNKQFTEELPGFKLQSRAKSPLLDLQNPTDNGPVAASQPNPVGVSSSSEPVSTQKIVIPASSHHFCFSIDLRSIRGLEVGFPINCILRYSYPFFGSAAPIMTSPPVEIRKNMEVFLPKSYCAFDFATIPHQLQDTFFRLPLLVELWHKDKTAKDLLLGVARLQLSNVLTSEKTRFLGGNGEQCWRQTCNETVSVTAAHGSGNRIAELSYATTLEDYGLVKVQEVMVSDSSQGVVAGQQQHIPHTQPHCTPEDHPEPRETLEYKAALELEMWKEMQEDLFENQLKKKEMVHMQALAEEWKKRDREREALVKKKVAEYNVFEEKLQKTLRDLDKRERQLFSAESELQRVKKELQAEHEQNLQVLQDSVRRAREECAHQLELERSKIKQLEEDKLRLHQQLYEAENKHKILEKEFQQYKEQQSSKPEIQLQSEINLLTLEKVELERKLESATKSKLHYKQQWTRALKELARLKQAILHSS; encoded by the exons ATGGTCTCCAGAGCCGCCGATCGGCTGCTGATCGTCGTCTCTGTGCTAGAAG GGCGCTGTTTTCCAAAACGACCCAAGCACAGTCTTATAGTTGAAGCAAAGTTTGATGGTGAACAGTTGGCTACTGATCCCATAGAGCATACTGATCAGCCAGAATTTGCTACAGAATTGGCTTGGGAACTGGATAGGAAAGCACTTCATCAGCACAG GCTGCAGCGTACACCTATCAAACTCCAGTGTTTTGCATTGGATCCCGTGTCTTCAGCTAAAGAGAATATAGGCTATATTGTTCTTGATTTGAGAGCtgcacaggaaaagaaacag GCACCCAAATGGTATCCTTTGCTTAGTAACAAGTACCCTAAATTTAAACCTGAAATACAAATAGGTGTTGTGTTGGAGACTGATTCAAAAGCACTGGTTGATGATTTTAAAGCCAAGGAGGCACCCCCTAGAGAAGGAAAGG TAGTTACTCTTTTTCCTGGGTTAGACCCTAAAAGCGTTATACCAGTCTTGAATGAAGAAGAGGGCTATCATCAAATTGGACCAGCAGAGTATTGCAGAGACTACTTTGTCTTGTCTGTAACCATTGCATTTGCCACACAGTTGGAACAG TTAGTTCCTAGTACTATGAAGCTTCCTGAACGACAACCTGAGTTTTTTTTCTACTACTCATTACTGGGAAATGATGTCACAAATGAACCTTTCACTGATTTAATTAATCCAAACTTTGAGCCAGAAAGAGCTTCCGTTCGAATACGTAGTACAGTTGATGCCCTTCAGGTTTATCTTTGTACACAGTCAAAATTGCAG ATCCATCTTTGCTGTGGGGACCACTCTCTTGGAAGCACTGAAATACCCTTATCTGGACTactgaagaaaggaaatgtgGAGATTGATCAACACCCTGTGGCAATAGAAGGATCATTTGTCCTTGTTCCACCAAATAGAGCTAAACAGAAGCTACCACAATTGCCTTTGGATCTGGCTCCTACTCTTGGGGTATCTGTAGTTCTTCAAAGGGAGAACATGACTCCCCAG CTTTTGATTCCCTTAAATGCTCCAACTGAATCTAAACAGCCACAGGAGAAAGTTCTTTCACCTGTTAGTGGAAAAACAGAGAGCCTGCAACAGAGATCCCAGAAGGTCCTATCTCAAGCTGATCAATGTTCTTCAAAAGAAGATGTGGCAACAGAAAGTGAAGTGGAAAGTCTTAAGTTTGAAAAAGgcacaaaaccaaggaaaacag agttgGTGTCTGGCTGCTGCCAAGAAGTTAACAAGCAGTTCACTGAAGAGCTTCCAGGTTTCaaattgcagagcagagcaaagtCACCTCTATTAGATCTGCAAAATCCCA CTGATAATGGTCCGGTAGCAGCATCTCAACCCAACCCTGTGGGTGTGTCCAGTTCTTCTGAACCTGTGTCTACACAGAAAATTGTTATTCCAGCATCCTCTCatcatttttgcttttcaataGACCTGAGAAGTATACGTGGTCTGGAAGTTGGTTTTCCAATAAATTGCATTCTAAG GTACTCGTATCCATTTTTTGGCAGTGCAGCACCTATTATGACAAGCCCACCTGTAGAAATCAGAAAGAACATGGAAGTCTTTCTTCCAAAGTCATATTGTGCCTTTGACTTTGCAACTATACCTCATCAGCTTCAAGATACATTCTTCAG ATTGCCTCTGCTGGTTGAATTGTGGCACAAGGATAAAACAGCCAAAGATTTGCTTCTAGGGGTGGCAAGACTTCAGCTTTCAAACGTGTTGACTTCGGAAAAAACACGCTTCTTGGGTGGGAATGGTGAACAATGCTGGCGTCAGACTTGTAATGAAACAGTCAGTGTCACAGCAGCACATGG ATCAGGCAACAGAATAGCAGAGCTTTCGTATGCCACCACTTTGGAAGACTACGGGCTTGTGAAGGTGCAAGAAGTTATGGTGTCAGATTCTTCTCAA GGTGTAGTTGCTGGGCAACAACAGCATATTCCTCACACTCAGCCTCACTGTACTCCAGAAGACCATCCAGAACCTCGAGAAACTCTTGAATACAAAGCAGCACTGGAGTTAGAAATGTGGAAGGAAATGCAAGAGGACCTTTTTGAAAATCAG cttaaaaagaaggaaatggtCCATATGCAAGCACTTGCAgaagaatggaagaaaagagatagagagagagaggcactAGTGAAGAAAAAG GTAGCAGAGTAtaatgtttttgaagaaaaacttcagaaaaccCTGAGAGATCTAGATAAGCGAGAACGACAGCTTTTTAGTGCTGAATCAGAG CTTCAAAGAGTAAAGAAGGAGTTGCAAGCAGAGCATGAACAAAACCTGCAGGTGCTACAGGATTCTGTGCGGCGAGCCAGAGAGGAATGTGCACACCAGCTTGAGCTAGAAAGGTCAAAAATCAAACAACTGGAAGAAGACAAGCTTCGCTTACATCAGCAG CTTTATGAAGCAGAAAATAAGCATAAAattttggagaaggagtttCAGCAATACAAAGAACAGCAAAGTAGCAAACCAGAAATCCAGCTACAATCGGAAATAAATCTTCTCACTTTAGAAAAG GTTGAACTTGAAAGAAAGTTAGAGTCAGCTACCAAGTCAAAGCTCCACTACAAACAGCAATGGACAAGGGCTTTGAAAGAACTTGCAAGGTTAAAACAG